Genomic DNA from Deltaproteobacteria bacterium:
CCCCCGAAAAAAGGCCGTGATCATTGGAGCAGGGCTCATCGGCATGGAATGCATCGAACCGCTCCTTAAGGACGGCTTTGAGGTCCATGTGGTGGAAAAGCTCCCCTATGTCCTTCCGGCCCTCCTCGACGAGGAGATGGCAGCCCCCATCATGGGGCACCTAAGGACAAAGGGGGTGCATCTACACTGTGGAACCAGCGTCACCCGTTTTGAAGGAGACGAGACTGGGCACGTGGCCAGGGTCATGACGGACGGCCCAGAGATCGAGGCCGGCCTTGTGATACTTGCCATCGGATTTCGGCCCAACGCGGACATCGCACGGGATGCGGGCATCGAGCTCGGTCCCTTCGGGGGAATCAAGGTGGATGCCCACCTCCGCACATCGGATCCGGACATCTACGCAGGAGGCGACTGCGTCGAGAGCCGCTTTCTCGTGACCGGACGCCCGCTCTACGCCCCCATGGGATCCACCGCCAACAAGCATGGCCGCATCATCGGGGAAAATCTCGCCGGATGGCAGAGCACCTTTCCTGGAATTTCTGGCACCGCGGTCTGTCGCGTCCTCGGAATGAACATTGCTCGCACCGGACTCACCGAGCGCGACGCCAAAAAGGAAGGCCTGGAGGTCACCACCTCCATGGCTCCGGGCCCGGACAAGCCCCACTACATGAAGGATTCCAGGCCAATCATCCTGAAGCTGATAGCCGAGACCCACACTGGCCGAATCCTCGGGGCACAGATCGTCGGGGCAGGAGAAGGCCTTTCGAGGATCGATACCGTGGCCTCCCTCATCACCATGGGCGGGACGATCGATGACCTTGCAAACGTGGACATGGGCTACGCACCGCCCTTTTCACCGGCCCTCGACAACGTCATCACCGCTGCCCACATCATTCAGAACAAACGAAACGGCCTTGCCAAGGCCTATTCTCCAGGAGAGCTCAAGGCCAAGCTGGATGCAAAAGAGCAATTCATCCTTCTCGATGTCCGCACCCCGAAGGAGATCGATGAGATGCGGCTTCCATACGAAAACATCCTCTCCATTCCATTGGGAAAACTCCGTGAACGGGCCGGGGAACTCCCCCGGGACAAAGAGGTCGTCCCCTTCTGCAAGATCTCCCTCAGGGGGTATGAAGCCGCCCGCATCCTACTCGAAAAGGGCCTCGATCCCGAGAAGGTGACCTTCCTCGACGGGGGGATCGTAGCCTGGCCGTACGAAAAGGAGATCAAAAAATAAGACCGCGCCGGAATCGCTCAGGCAGTAAAATGGGGGGACTGGACACGATTGACACGTCTGACGTCCTCCGCTTTACTGCAACCCGTGCCCGGGTGGCGGAACTGGTAGACGCAAGGGACTTAAAATCCCTCGACCGAAAGGTCGTGCCGGTTCGATCCCGGCCCCGGGCACCAAAATTTAGGGAACCATCGGTTCCCACACAAGCACATGGCGGTTCATTAATGCCCCCTGATAAAAAACGGGGGCTGTAGCCCCCGTTTATCCCGACTCCCGAATAAGACCTTAGAAGCGGTACGTAACAGAACCCATGAGGGACTGGAGGGTCACGCTCTGGTCCCCGTACACATACTCCTCTTCGTCATCGTAGTCGTTATAGTAGTAGTTGAGCCCGAGAC
This window encodes:
- a CDS encoding FAD-dependent oxidoreductase is translated as MGKKIVVIGGVACGMKAACRAKRIDPSLEILVLERDSDISYGACGLPFYLEGQFQDIHDLTTTPVGVIRDVNFFRAVKGVEVRIRTEAIRIDRKDKKVLVRDLETGKEEGIPYDKLVIATGSRPVRPPIPGIDLAGIHCLKTLHDGEAIKKAMAQAPRKKAVIIGAGLIGMECIEPLLKDGFEVHVVEKLPYVLPALLDEEMAAPIMGHLRTKGVHLHCGTSVTRFEGDETGHVARVMTDGPEIEAGLVILAIGFRPNADIARDAGIELGPFGGIKVDAHLRTSDPDIYAGGDCVESRFLVTGRPLYAPMGSTANKHGRIIGENLAGWQSTFPGISGTAVCRVLGMNIARTGLTERDAKKEGLEVTTSMAPGPDKPHYMKDSRPIILKLIAETHTGRILGAQIVGAGEGLSRIDTVASLITMGGTIDDLANVDMGYAPPFSPALDNVITAAHIIQNKRNGLAKAYSPGELKAKLDAKEQFILLDVRTPKEIDEMRLPYENILSIPLGKLRERAGELPRDKEVVPFCKISLRGYEAARILLEKGLDPEKVTFLDGGIVAWPYEKEIKK